A single window of Malus sylvestris chromosome 5, drMalSylv7.2, whole genome shotgun sequence DNA harbors:
- the LOC126623226 gene encoding uncharacterized protein LOC126623226 isoform X2 — translation MSMNKNKKRKRKEERPATHLRNKYSENTPDFAHLASLYPSFEPFVFFSRDDRPRVDWTDFNATRELTRVLLLHDHRLNWWIPDGQLCPTVPNRSNYIHWIEDLLSSDIIVKTTSNGDKVRGFDIGTGANCIYPLLGASLLGWSFVGSDVSDVALEWAEKNVRDNPHIAELIEIRKVESVKETLPLEGSPNGMLDGTERKIELTENMESEAVTLPSSSSTYHGPPILLGVVKDGEEFDFCMCNPPFFETMEEAGLNPKTACGGTPTEMVCPGGEKAFITRIIEDSVTLKHTFRWYTSMVGRKLNVKILTSKLWEVGVTMVKTTEFVQGQTSRWGLAWSFLPPAKQLVSSHMAVKNNLSFMLEGLDRKFGAIHVLESTKSFFSCSGASCNLNTSSFTLDITVTKDHSDAILKGGPQDYDRVFSCEDKQQVFQQNPGTLLVKGSLQQRDCQLSGAFSPIFQRLEEDLKQKFCRRK, via the exons ATGTCGATGAACAAAaataagaagaggaagagaaaggAGGAGCGACCTGCGACCCACCTGAGAAACAAATACTCCGAGAACACACCCGACTTCGCTCACTTGGCTTCTTTGTACCCCTCTTTCGAGCCCTTCGTCTTCTTCTCCCGAGACGATCGGCCCAGAGTTGACTGGACCGACTTCAACGCCACCCGGGAACTCACTCGGGTCCTCCTCCTCCACGACCACCGCCTCAATTG GTGGATTCCAGATGGGCAGCTGTGCCCTACTGTGCCCAATAGATCGAATTACATTCATTGGATTGAAGATCTTCTCTCATCTGACATCATTGTGAAGACTACAAGCAATGGTGATAAAGTTAGGGGCTTTGATATTGGAACTGGAGCAAACTGCATATATCCGCTTCTTGGTGCTTCTCTTCTGGGTTGGAGCTTTGTTGGGTCAG ATGTGAGTGATGTAGCACTAGAGTGGGCAGAAAAAAATGTTAGAGATAATCCACATATTGCGGAACTTATTGAAATTAGAAAGGTTGAAAGTGTTAAAGAGACCCTTCCCCTGGAAGGATCGCCAAATGGGATGTTGGATGGTACtgaaagaaaaatagaattgaCTGAGAATATGGAAAGTGAAGCAGTGACTTTGCCCTCCTCTTCATCCACATATCACGGGCCACCTATTCTCCTTGGTGTGGTTAAGGATGGTGAGGAGTTTGACTTCTGCATGTGTAACCCTCCATTTTTCGAGACCATGGAGGAAGCAGGACTAAATCCAAAAACTGCATGTGGTGGGACCCCAACCGAGATGGTTTGTCCTGGTGGAGAAAAGGCTTTCATCACTCGCATTATTGAAGATAGCGTCACATTGAAGCATACTTTTCG GTGGTACACATCAATGGTTGGTAGGAAACTGAATGTCAAAATCCTAACATCAAAGCTTTGGGAAGTTGGAGTCACCATGGTAAAGACAACTGAATTTGTCCAAGGCCAAACTTCTCGATGGGGGCTGGCCTGGTCCTTTTTGCCTCCTGCCAAGCAGTTAGTGTCATCTCATATGGCTGTGAAGAACAACCTCTCTTTCATGCTTGAG GGCCTCGACCGAAAATTTGGTGCTATACATGTATTGGAATCAACCAAATCCTTTTTCAGCTGTAGCGGTGCATCGTGTAACTTGAACACATCCTCATTTACACTCGAC ATCACCGTGACAAAAGATCACTCAGATGCAATCTTGAAGGGTGGGCCACAAGATTATGATAGAGTTTTCAGTTGTGAAGATAAGCAACAG GTCTTTCAGCAAAACCCAGGGACACTTCTGGTGAAAGGCTCACTACAGCAGAGAGATTGTCAACTTTCAG GAGCATTCTCACCAATATTCCAACGACTTGAGGAAGATCTGAAACAGAAATTTTGTAGAAGGAAGTAG
- the LOC126623226 gene encoding uncharacterized protein LOC126623226 isoform X1, with protein MSMNKNKKRKRKEERPATHLRNKYSENTPDFAHLASLYPSFEPFVFFSRDDRPRVDWTDFNATRELTRVLLLHDHRLNWWIPDGQLCPTVPNRSNYIHWIEDLLSSDIIVKTTSNGDKVRGFDIGTGANCIYPLLGASLLGWSFVGSDVSDVALEWAEKNVRDNPHIAELIEIRKVESVKETLPLEGSPNGMLDGTERKIELTENMESEAVTLPSSSSTYHGPPILLGVVKDGEEFDFCMCNPPFFETMEEAGLNPKTACGGTPTEMVCPGGEKAFITRIIEDSVTLKHTFRWYTSMVGRKLNVKILTSKLWEVGVTMVKTTEFVQGQTSRWGLAWSFLPPAKQLVSSHMAVKNNLSFMLEGLDRKFGAIHVLESTKSFFSCSGASCNLNTSSFTLDITVTKDHSDAILKGGPQDYDRVFSCEDKQQASTSSSCLNLHSNNLGFRVSVFQQNPGTLLVKGSLQQRDCQLSGAFSPIFQRLEEDLKQKFCRRK; from the exons ATGTCGATGAACAAAaataagaagaggaagagaaaggAGGAGCGACCTGCGACCCACCTGAGAAACAAATACTCCGAGAACACACCCGACTTCGCTCACTTGGCTTCTTTGTACCCCTCTTTCGAGCCCTTCGTCTTCTTCTCCCGAGACGATCGGCCCAGAGTTGACTGGACCGACTTCAACGCCACCCGGGAACTCACTCGGGTCCTCCTCCTCCACGACCACCGCCTCAATTG GTGGATTCCAGATGGGCAGCTGTGCCCTACTGTGCCCAATAGATCGAATTACATTCATTGGATTGAAGATCTTCTCTCATCTGACATCATTGTGAAGACTACAAGCAATGGTGATAAAGTTAGGGGCTTTGATATTGGAACTGGAGCAAACTGCATATATCCGCTTCTTGGTGCTTCTCTTCTGGGTTGGAGCTTTGTTGGGTCAG ATGTGAGTGATGTAGCACTAGAGTGGGCAGAAAAAAATGTTAGAGATAATCCACATATTGCGGAACTTATTGAAATTAGAAAGGTTGAAAGTGTTAAAGAGACCCTTCCCCTGGAAGGATCGCCAAATGGGATGTTGGATGGTACtgaaagaaaaatagaattgaCTGAGAATATGGAAAGTGAAGCAGTGACTTTGCCCTCCTCTTCATCCACATATCACGGGCCACCTATTCTCCTTGGTGTGGTTAAGGATGGTGAGGAGTTTGACTTCTGCATGTGTAACCCTCCATTTTTCGAGACCATGGAGGAAGCAGGACTAAATCCAAAAACTGCATGTGGTGGGACCCCAACCGAGATGGTTTGTCCTGGTGGAGAAAAGGCTTTCATCACTCGCATTATTGAAGATAGCGTCACATTGAAGCATACTTTTCG GTGGTACACATCAATGGTTGGTAGGAAACTGAATGTCAAAATCCTAACATCAAAGCTTTGGGAAGTTGGAGTCACCATGGTAAAGACAACTGAATTTGTCCAAGGCCAAACTTCTCGATGGGGGCTGGCCTGGTCCTTTTTGCCTCCTGCCAAGCAGTTAGTGTCATCTCATATGGCTGTGAAGAACAACCTCTCTTTCATGCTTGAG GGCCTCGACCGAAAATTTGGTGCTATACATGTATTGGAATCAACCAAATCCTTTTTCAGCTGTAGCGGTGCATCGTGTAACTTGAACACATCCTCATTTACACTCGAC ATCACCGTGACAAAAGATCACTCAGATGCAATCTTGAAGGGTGGGCCACAAGATTATGATAGAGTTTTCAGTTGTGAAGATAAGCAACAGGCATCCACAAGCTCAAGCTGTTTGAACTTGCATTCAAATAATCTAGGTTTTCGTGTTTCG GTCTTTCAGCAAAACCCAGGGACACTTCTGGTGAAAGGCTCACTACAGCAGAGAGATTGTCAACTTTCAG GAGCATTCTCACCAATATTCCAACGACTTGAGGAAGATCTGAAACAGAAATTTTGTAGAAGGAAGTAG